The following are from one region of the Vitis riparia cultivar Riparia Gloire de Montpellier isolate 1030 chromosome 9, EGFV_Vit.rip_1.0, whole genome shotgun sequence genome:
- the LOC117921768 gene encoding putative disease resistance protein RGA4 produces MAETLLSIVLEQLASVARQRIEQEVRLMVGVKKEVPHLTEVLQTIRAVVADAEKRQVTEERVKVWLERLKDMAYQMEDVVDEWSTAILKLQIERVENAAMPKKKVSSCCIIPSPLICFKQVASRRHIALKIKDIKERLDDMERERITFNFVSSWSEERPQRLITTSAIDISEVYGRDMDKNTILYHLLGNKCQEKSGLYIVSIVGTGGMGKTTLAQLAYNHPEVKAHFDERIWVCVSDPFDPIRVCRAIVEALQKESCNLHDLEALQQKIQTCIAGKKFLLVLDDVWTENHQSWEQLKNTLTSGAVGSRILVTTRKESVVKMMGTTYMHSLGELSREQSRALFHQIAFFEKRSWEKEEELKEIGENIADKCKGLPLAIKTLGNLLRLKNSEEEWKNVLNSEVWQLDEFERDISPALLLSYYDLPPAIQRCFSFCAVFPKDSDIERDELIKLWMAQSYLKSDGSKEMEMVGRTYFEYLAARSFFQDFEKDDDGNIIGCKIHDIVHDFAQFLTQNECFVVEVDNQKKGNMDLFFQKIHHATLVVRESTPNFASTCNMKNLHTLLAKEAFNISSVLEALPNLLRHLTCLRALDLSSNPLIEELPKEVGKLIHLRYLNLSKCYSLRELPETICDLYNLQTLNIQECHILQKLPQAMGKIINLRHLENDRADDLKGLPKGIGRLSSLQTLDVFIVSSHGNDECQIRDLRNLNNLRGGLSIEGLDEVKDDGEAEKAELKNRVHLQRLELKFGREEGTKGVVETLQPHPNLKSLLIYNYGDREWPN; encoded by the coding sequence ATGGCTGAAACACTCCTTTCAATTGTCTTGGAGCAGTTGGCTTCGGTGGCTCGACAGCGGATTGAACAAGAAGTAAGACTGATGGTGGGTGTTAAGAAAGAAGTTCCACACCTCACAGAGGTGCTCCAGACCATTAGAGCCGTTGTTGCAGACGCGGAGAAACGACAAGTGACGGAAGAGCGTGTAAAAGTTTGGTTGGAGAGGCTCAAGGACATGGCCTACCAAATGGAGGACGTGGTGGATGAGTGGAGCACTGCTATTCTCAAATTACAGATTGAGAGAGTTGAAAATGCTGCCATGCCTAAGAAAAAGGTAAGCTCCTGCTGCATTATTCCCTCtcctttaatttgtttcaaGCAAGTTGCTTCCCGTCGTCACATCGCTCTTAAGATTAAGGACATAAAGGAACGACTAGATGATATGGAAAGGGAGAGAATTACATTTAATTTTGTCTCTAGTTGGAGTGAGGAACGACCACAGCGACTTATAACTACCTCTGCAATTGATATTTCAGAGGTGTACGGTCGGGATATGGATAAAAACACCATATTATACCATCTGTTGGGTAACAAGTGTCAAGAGAAATCTGGCCTCTACATAGTCTCCATAGTTGGGACTGGAGGCATGGGCAAAACAACCCTTGCTCAACTAGCCTACAACCACCCAGAGGTGAAGGCCCATTTTGATGAAAGAATATGGGTCTGTGTCTCTGATCCTTTTGACCCAATCAGAGTTTGTAGGGCTATTGTTGAGGCCCTCCAAAAAGAGTCTTGTAATCTCCATGATTTGGAAGCTTTACAgcaaaaaattcaaacttgTATTGCTGGAAAGAAGTTCCTTCTTGTGCTAGATGACGTGTGGACCGAAAACCATCAATCGTGGGAACAACTGAAGAACACTCTCACCAGCGGAGCTGTAGGGAGTAGAATTCTAGTGACCACACGTAAAGAGAGTGTTGTTAAGATGATGGGAACTACATACATGCATTCCTTAGGGGAATTGTCCAGGGAGCAATCTAGGGCATTATTCCATCAAATAGCTTTCTTTGAAAAGCGTAGTtgggagaaagaggaagaattaaaagaaattggtgAGAATATAGCAGACAAATGCAAGGGCTTGCCCCTCGCTATAAAAACTTTAGGGAACCTCTTGCGCTTAAAAAATAGCGAGGAAGAATGGAAGAACGTATTGAATAGTGAAGTATGGCAGCTGGATGAGTTTGAGAGAGATATTTCCCCTGCTTTGTTGTTGAGTTATTATGATCTGCCCCCTGCAATTCAACGCTGCTTCTCATTTTGTGCTGTTTTTCCAAAAGACTCAGATATTGAGAGAGATGAGCTGATCAAGTTGTGGATGGCACAAAGCTATCTCAAATCTGATGGGAGTAAAGAGATGGAGATGGTTGGGAGAACGTACTTTGAATATTTAGCTGCTCGGTCTTTCTtccaagattttgaaaaagatgatGATGGTAATATAATAGGTTGTAAGATACATGATATAGTGCATGATTTTGCTCAATTTTTGACTCAGAATGAATGCTTTGTTGTGGAGGTTGACAACCAAAAAAAGGGGAATATGGACTTATTCTTCCAAAAGATTCATCATGCCACCTTAGTTGTTCGAGAAAGTACCCCTAATTTCGCCTCCACTTGTAACATGAAGAATCTTCACACCCTCTTGGCTAAGGAAGCATTCAATATTTCAAGTGTTCTTGAAGCCTTACCAAATTTGTTAAGGCATTTGACATGTCTCAGGGCATTGGATTTGAGCAGCAATCCGTTGATTGAGGAACTTCCTAAGGAGGTAGGAAAATTGATACATTTAAGATACCTTAACCTATCAAAGTGTTATAGTTTGAGAGAGTTGCCTGAAACAATTTGTGATTTATATAATTTGCAAACCTTAAATATTCAAGAATGTCACATTCTTCAGAAACTACCACAGGCAATgggtaaaataattaatttgaggCATCTTGAAAATGATCGTGCTGATGATTTGAAGGGCTTGCCAAAAGGAATTGGAAGATTAAGCTCTCTTCAGACACTGGATGTTTTCATTGTGAGTAGTCATGGCAATGATGAATGCCAAATAAGAGACCTGAGAAACTTGAACAATCTAAGAGGAGGTCTTTCCATTGAAGGGTTGGATGAAGTGAAAGATGATGGGGAGGCAGAAAAAGCAGAATTGAAGAATAGGGTACACCTCCAACGTTTGGAATTGAAATTTGGTAGAGAGGAGGGGACAAAGGGTGTGGTTGAAACTCTACAACCCCATCCAAACTTGAAATCTCTACTTATATACAATTATGGTGATAGAGAGTGGCCCAATTAG
- the LOC117921953 gene encoding uncharacterized protein LOC117921953 produces MGNKRKRREVNNAMSQSLDYERLPKAGGTAGSRAPEDTIAEIVHHKFSFFGTTLSKGYWRGSAQNISYPTSRIMFMGLNGHHASPHVALVTEKQVQIKRRKFPIPMYCEVVYESISNW; encoded by the exons atgggaaataaaagaaaaagaagagaggtcAATAATGCCATGTCTCAATCACTTGATTATGAGAGGCTGCCCAAAGCTGGAGGGACTGCCGGATCACGTGCTCCAGAGGACACCATTGCAGAAATTGTACATCATAAATTCTCCTTTTTTGGAACGACGCTATCAAAAGGATATTGGAGAGGATCGGCACAAAATATCTCATATCCCACAAGTCGAATTATGTTCATGGGACTGAATGGTCATCACGCTTCACCTCATGTCGCTCTTGTTACAG AGAAGCAAGTTCAAATAAAGAGGAGAAAATTCCCAATACCTATGTATTGTGAAGTTGTCTatgaatcaatttcaaattggtga